A genomic stretch from Capricornis sumatraensis isolate serow.1 chromosome 4, serow.2, whole genome shotgun sequence includes:
- the ZNF703 gene encoding LOW QUALITY PROTEIN: zinc finger protein 703 (The sequence of the model RefSeq protein was modified relative to this genomic sequence to represent the inferred CDS: inserted 3 bases in 3 codons) yields the protein MSDSPAGSNPRTPESSGSGSGGGGKRPAAVSLLPPADPLRQANRLPIRVLKMLSAHTGHLLHPEYLQPLSSTPVSPIELDAKKSPLALLAQTCSQIGKPDPPPSSKLNSVAAANGLGAEKDPGRSASGAASASAALKQLGDSPAEDKSSFKPYSKGSGGGDSRKDSGSSSVSSSSSSSSSLSPGDKAGFRVPSAACTPFPPHGAPVSAPSSSSSPGGSRGGSPHHSDCKTGASGELDKKDQESKPSPEPAAVSRGSSGDPGPHGGGGGGEPGASGRKSEPPSALVGAGHVAPVSPYKPGHSVFPLPPSSIGYHGSIVGAYAGYPSQFVPGLDPSKSGLVGGQLSGGLGLPPGKPPXLQPAHRGLPAVLPAGIMPXTPTAWEVTTAPRTSAARAAPRAARTTRPXPGLKAGGYPLVYPGHPLQPAALSSSAAQAALPGHPLYTYGFMLQNEPLPHSCNWVAASGPCDKRFATSEELLSHLRTHTALPGAEKLLAAYPGASGLGSAAAAAAAAASCHLHLPPPAAPGSPGSLSLRSPHTLGLSRYHPYGKSHLSTAGGLAVPSLPTAGPYYSPYALYGQRLASASALGYQ from the exons ATGAGCGATTCGCCCGCTGGATCTAACCCAAGGACACCCGAgagcagcggcagcggcagcggcggcggcgggaagAGGCCGGCGGCGGTGTCCCTCTTGCCCCCGGCGGACCCCCTGCGCCAGGCGAACCGGCTCCCCATCCGGGTCCTGAAGATGCTGAGCGCTCACACCGGCCACCTCCTGCACCCGGAGTACCTGCAGCCGCTGTCCTCCACGCCCGTGAGCCCCATCGAG CTGGACGCCAAGAAGAGTCCTTTGGCGTTGCTGGCCCAGACTTGCTCGCAGATCGGCAAGCCGGACCCGCCGCCTTCGTCCAAGCTCAACTCGGTAGCGGCGGCCAACGGGCTGGGAGCGGAGAAGGACCCCGGGCGCTCGGCCTCGGGCGCCGCCTCGGCCTCTGCGGCACTCAAGCAGCTGGGGGACTCTCCGGCCGAAGACAAGTCCAGCTTCAAGCCCTACTCCAAGGGTTCCGGGGGCGGCGACTCCCGCAAGGACAGCGGCTCCTCCTCTGTgtcctccagctcctccagctcctcctccttgTCCCCGGGAGACAAGGCGGGCTTCAGGGTGCCCAGCGCCGCCTGCACGCCCTTCCCCCCGCATGGAGCGCCGGTCTCCGCTCCGTCGTCCTCGTCCTCCCCTGGCGGTTCCCGGGGCGGCTCCCCGCACCACTCTGACTGCAAGACCGGGGCCAGCGGGGAGCTGGACAAGAAAGACCAGGAGTCCAAGCCCAGCCCGGAGCCGGCGGCCGTGAGCCGCGGCAGCAGTGGGGACCCCGGCCCGcacggcggtggcggcggcggcgagccCGGGGCCTCCGGGCGCAAGTCGGAGCCGCCCTCGGCGCTGGTGGGGGCCGGCCACGTGGCACCGGTGTCGCCCTACAAGCCGGGCCACTCGGTGttccccctgcctccctccagcaTCGGCTACCACGGCTCCATCGTGGGTGCCTACGCCGGCTACCCGTCTCAGTTCGTGCCTGGCCTGGATCCCAGCAAGTCTGGCCTCGTGGGAGGCCAGCTGTCGGGGGGCCTGGGCTTGCCGCCGGGCAAGCCCC AGCTCCAGCCCGCTCACCGGGGCCTCCCCGCCGTCCTTCCTGCAGGGATTATGC AGACCCCTACTGCCTGGGAGGTTACCACAGCGCCTCGCACCTCGGCGGCTCGGGCTGCTCCACGTGCAGCGCGCACGACCCGGC GGCCCGGCCTGAAGGCGGGGGGCTACCCGCTAGTGTACCCGGGGCACCCGTTGCAGCCGGCCGCGCTCTCGTCCAGCGCCGCCCAGGCGGCTCTCCCCGGCCACCCGCTCTACACCTACGGCTTCATGCTGCAGAACGAACCGCTGCCGCACAGCTGCAACTGGGTGGCGGCCAGTGGGCCGTGCGACAAGCGCTTCGCCACCTCGGAGGAGCTGCTCAGCCACCTGCGGACTCACACGGCCCTGCCCGGCGCCGAGAAACTTCTGGCCGCCTACCCGGGGGCCTCGGGCCTGGGCAGCGCCGCCGCAGCCGCTGCGGCCGCTGCCTCCTGCCACCTGCACCTgcccccgcccgccgcccccgGCAGCCCGGGGTCGCTGTCCTTGAGGAGTCCACACACTTTGGGGCTAAGCCGGTACCACCCGTACGGCAAGAGCCACTTGTCCACAGCCGGGGGCCTGGCCGTGCCGTCGCTGCCCACAGCTGGACCCTACTACTCACCGTACGCGCTGTACGGACAGAGACTGGCCTCCGCCTCGGCACTCGGGTACCAGTAA